In the genome of Raphanus sativus cultivar WK10039 chromosome 4, ASM80110v3, whole genome shotgun sequence, one region contains:
- the LOC108854156 gene encoding probable disease resistance protein At5g66900 — MNDGVSLGVGSVAGAVVSELLKVVIQEAKMVLTFKSVYTELASTMEDVLPIIQELEMLPGSGELKKFKDIIDEALLLVRKCSRVKRWNLPSKAKYTRKIEIINKKMLKYCQIQLQIIMLRNQRLIMNKRGWFACETVPDEVSTMPPDMLSDMPPNVPSDCLPVYAKEAIESHLKSIRKKLDFFSVSPPVYIDLCSVPKLDKVLFGLDFPLMEVKTKLLNDDDLVVSAPPGCGKTTLATQLCHDEEIKEKFEYIFFCVVSSGSTFRTIVQTLLQHSGYESPTFENDSQAVDGLRKLIVELKEDGPILLVLDDVWLGADSVLQKFQINIQDFKILVTSRFEFPSFGPIYHLKPLGDEDAKSLLIKRASPCFFRGTSRKHEDLIQKILKRCYGLPLLIEIIGVQLLRKSIDWRGEVKSWSEEETVLDVQLIRKFVNWATDKVKRWSEEETIIDNPQPNVLECLQPSLNVLDPHLKDCFLDIGSFLTQGKIRVSSIIDMWMELYGKGSESSTVYVKYLNELAFRNLLELDPARISENEDGFYDGFLDSQHSILRELAICQSKSEEHHDRGRLNLEIREDKFPDWCLDLRQPISARILSISTDDLFSSTWAEMDCPDVEALVLNISSSSYALPNFIATMNKLKVVAIINHGLGPAKLTNLSCLSSLPNLKRVIFENVSITLLDVLLSRLGSLEKLSLFMCRVGLEVSHNIDEIAIHEALPSLQEIDIDYCYDLDELPDWVSEVVSLKKLSITNCGKLSVLPKAIGNLSNLEVLRLCSCINLHELPESTERLGNLRFLDISDCLALKKLPLEIGKLQKLEKISMRMCLGCEELPDSVKNLGRLKVDCDEDTRLLWERLKPEMGFFKILMGI; from the exons ATGAACGATGGGGTTAGTTTGGGGGTAGGTTCTGTTGCAGGAGCTGTGGTCTCTGAGCTCCTGAAAGTCGTGATCCAAGAGGCTAAGATGGTGTTGACGTTCAAATCTGTGTATACAGAGCTTGCATCGACGATGGAGGATGTGCTTCCGATAATCCAAGAGCTCGAGATGTTGCCAGGCTCTGGAGAGCTAAAGAAATTCAAGGATATAATCGATGAAGCTCTTTTACTTGTTCGGAAGTGTTCACGAGTCAAGCGGTGGAACCTACCCTCAAAAGCTAAATACACAAGAAAAATAGAGATTATCAACAAGAAGATGCTCAAGTACTGTCAGATTCAACTGCAGATTATTATGCTTCGGAACCAACGGCTGATAATGAATAAAAGGGGATGGTTCGCTTGCGAGACTGTACCTGACGAGGTGTCTACCATGCCCCCTGACATGCTGTCTGACATGCCGCCTAACGTGCCGTCTGACTGTCTGCCCGTGTATGCGAAGGAAGCCATTGAGAGTCATCTCAAAAGCATCAGAAAGAAGCTCGATTTTTTTAGCGTTTCTCCGCCTGTTTATATAGATCTTTGTTCGGTCCCCAAGCTTGATAAGGTTCTCTTTGGATTGGATTTTCCATTGATGGAGGTAAAGACGAAGCTCCTTAATGATGATGATCTCGTGGTCTCTGCTCCTCCCGGGTGCGGGAAAACCACATTGGCCACTCAGCTTTGCCATGATGAAGAGATCAAAG AAAAGTTCGAGTATATCTTCTTCTGCGTTGTTTCAAGTGGTTCTACCTTTAGGACCATCGTACAGACTTTGCTCCAGCACAGCGGTTACGAATCACCAACATTTGAGAATGATTCTCAAGCAGTTGATGGCTTAAGGAAGCTGATTGTGGAACTTAAGGAAGATGGTCCTATATTGTTGGTGTTGGATGATGTGTGGCTAGGAGCAGATTCCGTTCTTCAGAAGTTTCAGATTAACATACAGGATTTCAAGATTTTGGTGACTTCTCGGTTTGAGTTTCCCAGTTTTGGCCCCATTTATCATTTGAAACCTTTGGGAGATGAAGATGCTAAGTCCCTTCTCATTAAGCGGGCATCTCCATGTTTTTTTCGCGGGACATCACGTAAGCATGAAGATCTTATACAAAAg ATTCTGAAACGTTGCTATGGATTACCACTCTTGATTGAAATAATCGGCGTTCAACTTCTGAGAAAATCTATAGACTGGAGAGGAGAAGTGAAAAGCTGGTCTGAAGAGGAAACAGTTCTTGATGTTCAGCTTATAAGAAAATTTGTAAATTGGGCCACAGACAAAGTGAAAAGATGGTCCGAAGAGGAAACAATTATTGATAATCCCCAACCTAATGTGCTCGAATGTCTACAGCCTAGCTTGAATGTCTTGGATCCCCATCTTAAAGACTGTTTCTTGGACATTGGCTCATTCCTTACACAAGGCAAGATACGTGTTTCCAGTATAATTGACATGTGGATGGAATTATACGGTAAAGGTAGTGAAAGTAGTACCGTGTACGTGAAGTACCTCAATGAACTGGCTTTCCGTAATCTTCTTGAGCTTGATCCTGCCAG GATAAGTGAAAACGAAGACGGTTTCTACGATGGATTCTTAGATAGCCAACATAGTATTCTGAGGGAGTTGGCTATCTGCCAAAGCAAATCTGAGGAACACCATGACAGAGGAAGGCTCAACCTGGAGATAAGAGAGGATAAATTTCCAGATTGGTGTTTGGATCTAAGGCAGCCTATAAGTGCTCGTATTTTGTCTATCTCAACAG ATGATTTATTCTCATCGACTTGGGCTGAAATGGATTGCCCCGATGTTGAGGCTTTAGTTCTTAATATCTCCTCATCAAGCTATGCATTACCAAACTTCATTGCTACCATGAATAAACTGAAGGTTGTGGCTATCATAAATCACGGTCTTGGTCCTGCAAAGTTGACCAACTTGTCGTGTCTCAGCTCGTTACCCAACTTAAAACGGGTCATATTTGAAAATGTTTCAATCACTTTGCTGGACGTTCTCCTTTCACGACTCGGGAGTCTCGAGAAGCTATCTTTGTTCATGTGCAGAGTCGGCCTTGAGGTTTCCCACAACATAGATGAGATAGCTATCCATGAAGCTCTACCGAGTTTACAGGAGATTGACATAGATTATTGCTATGATCTTGATGAGTTGCCGGATTGGGTCTCTGAAGTTGTCTCATTGAAGAAACTAAGCATCACAAACTGTGGCAAGCTCTCTGTACTTCCGAAGGCTATAGGTAACTTGAGTAATCTTGAAGTGTTGAGGTTGTGTTCTTGTATCAATCTCCATGAGCTGCCGGAATCAACTGAGAGACTCGGCAATTTACGGTTTCTGGATATTTCTGATTGTTTAGCACTGAAGAAGTTGCCTTTAGAGATTGGCAAGTTGCAGAAGCTGGAAAAAATCTCGATGAGGATGTGTTTGGGATGCGAAGAATTACCGGATTCTGTGAAGAATTTAGGGAGATTGAAGGTAGATTGTGATGAAGATACTCGACTGTTGTGGGAAAGGTTGAAGCCAGAAATGGGGTTTTTCAAAATCCTGATGGGAATATAG
- the LOC108850326 gene encoding cyclin-dependent protein kinase inhibitor SMR6: protein METSKKSQVCRRIRDTDGKKWAIAEISIPTSLKPVKTKLKRTERDTEAEEEHYSGREEYCITPTAKETNLSEKLICPPAPKKRRPALKCRSNVGIEYFVVPPTEFETMFIRRR, encoded by the coding sequence ATGGAAACTTCGAAGAAATCACAAGTCTGTAGACGGATTAGAGACACCGACGGTAAAAAATGGGCCATCGCCGAAATCTCTATACCGACTTCACTGAAGCCGGTGAAGACCAAACTGAAAAGGACCGAGAGAGACACGGAAGCTGAAGAAGAACACTACAGTGGAAGGGAAGAGTACTGCATCACTCCCACGGCGAAAGAAACGAACCTCTCTGAGAAACTGATATGTCCCCCGGCGCCAAAGAAGCGCCGACCAGCTTTGAAGTGTCGGAGCAATGTTGGTATAGAGTACTTTGTGGTGCCTCCTACAGAGTTCGAGACCATGTTTATACGACGCCGTTAA